From Salvelinus namaycush isolate Seneca chromosome 2, SaNama_1.0, whole genome shotgun sequence, one genomic window encodes:
- the LOC120020918 gene encoding mucin-2-like: TTPTTTPTTTPTTTPTTTPTTTPTPITTTTPTPTTTPTPTTTPTSTPTTTPTTTPTATTTPTTTPTPTTTPTPTTTPTTIPTTTPTTTPTTTPTTTPTPTPTTTPTTTPTTTTTPTPTTTPTTTPTTTPTTTPTTTPTTTPTTTTTPTTTPTTTPTTTPTTTPTTTPTTTTTPTPITTTTPTPTTTPTPTTTPTSTPTTTPTTTPTATTTPTTTPTPTTTPTPTTTPTTIPTTTPTTTPTTTPTTTPTTTPTTTPTTTPTTTPTTTPTPTTTPTTTPTPTTTTTPTPTPTTTPTPTTTPTTTTTTTPTTTPTTTPTTTSTTTPTPTTTPTTTPTTTPTPTTTPTHTTTPTTTATTTTTPTTTPTTTPTTTPTTTTTPTPTATTTPTTTPTPTTTPTPTTTPTTIPTTTPTTTPTPTPTTTPTPTTTPTTIPTTTPTTTPTTTPTTTPTTTPTTTPTTTTTPTTTPTTTTTPTNTPTTTPTPTTTPTTTPTTTTTPTFTPTTTPTTTPTPTSTPTHTTTPTTTPTTTTTTTTTPTTTTTPTTTPTTTPTPTTTPTTTPTTTTTPTTTPTTTPTPTPTTTPTTTPTTTTTPTPTTTPTTTPTTTPTTTPTTTPTPTTTTTTTPTTTPTTTPTTTPTTTPTPTTTPTTTPTTTATPTPTPTPTPTPTTTPTTTPTTTTTPTTTPTTTPTPTTTRTATP; encoded by the exons actacacctacaactacacctacaactacacctacaactacacctacaactacacctacaactacacctacacctataactacaactacacctacacctacaactacacctacacctacaactacacctacatctacacctacaactacacctacaactacacctacagctacaactacacctacaactacacctacacctacaactacacctacacctacaactacacctacaactatACCTACAACTACGCCTACAACTAcgcctacaactacacctacaactacac ctacacctacacccacaactacacctacaactacacctacaactacaactacacctacacctacaactacacctacaactacacctacaactacacctacaactacacctacaactacaccgacaactacacctacaactacaactacacctacaactacacctacaactacacctacaactacacctacaactacaccgacaactacacctacaactacaactacacctacacctataactacaactacacctacacctacaactacacctacacctacaactacacctacatctacacctacaactacacctacaactacacctacagctacaactacacctacaactacacctacacctacaactacacctacacctacaactacacctacaactatACCTACAACTAcgcctacaactacacctacaactacacctacaactacacctacaactacacctacaactacacctacaactacacccacaactacacctacaactacacctacacctacaactacacctacaactacacctacacctacaacaacaactacacctacacctacacctacaactacacctacacctacaactacacctacaactacaacaacaactacacctacaactacacctacaactaca cctacaactacatctacaactacacctacacctacaactacacctacaactacacctacaactacacctacacctacaactacacctacacatacaactacacctacaactacagctacaactacaactacacctacaactacacctacaactacacctacaactacacctacaactacaactacacctacacctacagctacaactacacctacaactacacctacacctacaactacacctacacctacaactacacctacaactatACCTACAACTACGCCTACAACTACgcctacacctacacctacaactacacctacacctacaactacacctacaactatACCTACAACTACGCCTACAACTAcgcctacaactacacctacaactacacctacaactacacctacaactacacctacaacaacaactacacctacaactacacctacaactacaactacGCCTACAAatacacctacaactacacctacacccacaactacacctacaactacacctacaactacaactacGCCTACATttacacctacaactacacccacaactacacctacacctacaagTACACCTACAcatacaactacacctacaactacacctacaactacaactacaactacaactacacctacaactacaactacaccgacaactacacctacaactacacctacacctacaactacacccacaactacacctacaactacaactacaccgacaactacacctacaactacacctacacctacacctacaactacacctacaactacacctacaactacaactacacctacacctacaactacacctacaactacacctacaactacacctacaactacacccacaactacacctacacctacaactacaactacaactacacctacaactacacctacaactacacctacaactacacctacaactacacctacacctacaactacacctacaactacacctacaactacagctacacctacacctacacctacacctacacctacacctacaactacacctacaactacacctacaacta caactacacctacaactacacctacaactacacctacacctacaactacacgtacagctacacct